A window of Phycisphaeraceae bacterium genomic DNA:
TGCCCGGATACGGAGACCTTTATGGAAGGTCTGGTCAAGCGTAACCCTCACGAGGAGGAGTTTCATCAGGCGGTTCGGGAGGTCGCTGAGTCGGTGGTGCCGTTTGTTCTTGATCACGATGAGTACCGCAAGGCGCAGATTCTCGAGCGGATGACCGAGCCGGATCGGATCATCATCTTCCGGGTGACCTGGGTGGACGATGAGGGAAACTTCCGGGCCAATCGGGCCTGGCGGGTTCAGTTCAACAACTCGATCGGTCCGTACAAGGGCGGGCTTCGCTTCCATCCGACGGTGACGCTGAGTGTGCTCAAGTTCCTCGGCTTCGAGCAGGTCTTCAAGAACAGCCTCACCGGCCTGCCGATGGGCGGGGCCAAAGGCGGGTCGAACTTCAATCCCAAGGGCAAGTCGGACCAGGAGGTCATGCGGTTCTGCCACTCGCTGATGATCGAGCTGCACCGGCACATTGGTGAAGACACCGATGTGCCCGCGGGTGACATCGGCGTTGGCGGGCGAGAAGTGTCCTATCTGTTCGGCCAGTACAAACGGCTGGCCAATCGATTCGTCGGAACACTCACGGGCAAGGGTCTTTCGTTTGGCGGGAGTCTGGTACGCACCGAAGCGACAGGTTTTGGCTGTGTCTACTTCTGCGACAACATGCTCCAGCACGCAGGCGAGTCGTTGGATGGCAAGACGGTCGCCATCTCAGGCTCAGGCAACGTCGCGATCTACGCGGCACAGAAAGCTGCCGAACTAGGCGCGAAGGTCGTAACCCTGTCTGACTCCGGCGGATTCATCCACGATCCCGATGGCATCGATGCTGACAAACTCGATTTCATCAAGGATCTCAAGGAGGTCCGGCGCGGGCGTATCAGCGAGTACGCCGAGAAATACAAGAAGGCTGAGTTCACCGCCGACCAGCGGCCATGGTCGGTGCCGGTGGATATCGCCATGCCGTGCGCCACTCAGAACGAGCTGAATCTTGAAGAGGCCAATCGGCTCATCAGCAACGGCGTGGTCGCCGTGAGCGAGGGTGCGAACATGCCGACCGAGTACGACGCGGCCCACGCGTTTCTTAAGAAGAAGGTGCTCTTTGCCCCTGCCAAGGCGGCGAACGCGGGCGGAGTGGCGGTCTCGGGTCTCGAACAGAGTCAGAATGCGCTGCGACTGCAGTGGTCTCACGAAGAGGTCGATTCGCGACTAAAGACGATCATGAAGGACATCCATGGTAAGTGCGTGAACTACGGCGAGGAGAAGTCCATGCCGGTGAACTACGTCAAGGGAGCGAACATCGCGGGTTTCGTTAAGGTCGCCGATGCGATGCTGGCCTACGGTGCTGTCTGATGATTCATCCGGTAACCCCTGGAAGGGACTCTTATGAAGGCCTCTGACCTCTTTATCGCAGCGCTCGAAAGCGAGGGGGTTGAGTACGTCTTCGGTATCCCGGGCGAAGAGAACCTCGATTTTCTCGACTCGCTCTCGCGTTCGTCGATCAGACTCATCCTGACTCGCCACGAGCAAGCCGCGGGCTTCATGGCCGCGACCTACGGTCGACTCACGGGTAAGGCCGGCGTCTGCCTCTCGACGCTCGGACCGGGCGCAACGAATCTCGTGACGCCAGCTGCGTATGCCCAGCTTGGCGGGTTACCGATGGTGATGATTACCGGCCAGAAGCCGGTCAAGACCTCCAAGCAGGGTCAGTTTCAGATCATCGATGTGGTGGACATGATGACGCCGCTGACCAAGTACACGCGCCAGCTCGTCGCGGGGGCGAACATCCCGTCGCGTGTGCGCGAGGCGTTCCGGCTGGCGCAGGAAGAGAAGCCAGGAGCGACTCACCTCGAGCTTCCCGAGGATATCGCCGCCGAACAAACCGACGAACCGGTGATTCCAGCGAGTCTGGTGCGCCGACCGCTGGCTGAACATAAATCGATTGCTGCAGCGCACGACCTGATCGCCAAGGCGAAGACCCCTCTACTGCTGATTGGCGCTGGCGCCAATCGCAAACTCACCTGCAAGATGCTCCGTCGATTCGTGGCGAAACTCGGTATCCCGTATGTCACGACACAGATGGGTAAGGGCGTGGTCGATGAGCGCGACCCGCTCTTTCTTGGGAATGCGGCGCTGTCCA
This region includes:
- the gdhA gene encoding NADP-specific glutamate dehydrogenase produces the protein MINCPDTETFMEGLVKRNPHEEEFHQAVREVAESVVPFVLDHDEYRKAQILERMTEPDRIIIFRVTWVDDEGNFRANRAWRVQFNNSIGPYKGGLRFHPTVTLSVLKFLGFEQVFKNSLTGLPMGGAKGGSNFNPKGKSDQEVMRFCHSLMIELHRHIGEDTDVPAGDIGVGGREVSYLFGQYKRLANRFVGTLTGKGLSFGGSLVRTEATGFGCVYFCDNMLQHAGESLDGKTVAISGSGNVAIYAAQKAAELGAKVVTLSDSGGFIHDPDGIDADKLDFIKDLKEVRRGRISEYAEKYKKAEFTADQRPWSVPVDIAMPCATQNELNLEEANRLISNGVVAVSEGANMPTEYDAAHAFLKKKVLFAPAKAANAGGVAVSGLEQSQNALRLQWSHEEVDSRLKTIMKDIHGKCVNYGEEKSMPVNYVKGANIAGFVKVADAMLAYGAV